A part of Bacillota bacterium genomic DNA contains:
- a CDS encoding DNA polymerase III subunit alpha, which yields MGKFVHLHVHSHFSFLDGASSVESIVKNAAELGMEAVAITDHDNLCAAARLTRAAQRHGIKPIHGAEVTLEDGSHLVLLAEDPEGYSNICAILTEAHMSRDWERALVGDGMTPLSGERAVTEFTKRRLAPRASLSLLEEHHKGIIALSGCLARGAIPVLVRTGKYSQALELTRRLAGIFGRPGFYIELQNLALPGSDQLISRLVELADRVGVRVVATNDVHYCKKSEFAVHDVLTCIRTLTRLDDVHPERKLNAENYLKSVDEMIALFHRYPDAIATAAEVADRCSPGLLLDQKLFPDFAPPRGAGTSAEYLRHLVYEGASSRYGIINPAVKSRLDHELEIICTLGYEDYFLMVWDVVNFARQEGIRFSGRGSAADSAVAYCLFITSVDPISRGLLFERFLSLERAQKPDIDIDFDARRRDEVRHYLQRKYGPERVATVCTFNTFQARSAVRDVGKAMGFPPEDIDMLAKRLPYICADEIRSALEKYPELRGSGIPVEKYSCLFEICEALAGVPRHIGTHLGGVVASRVPLVRLTPLQMAARGVVITQFDKDDVEEIGLIKLDLLSLRMLAAVEDSVSLSGVDYQRIPLEDSATYEMLNAGETIGAFQLESPAQRALQGRLGASTIEDIVASVALIRPGPVQGNMVEPFVARRRGLEEVTYAHPGLEKILKKTYGVVLYQEQVIEIATAIAGFTPGESDRLRKVMTHYRSRAEMDEIGREFVKKAMEHGTSREVAETVLSYIVAYAGYGFCEAHAAAFADTAYKTSYLLRHFPVEFYTAVLNNQPMGFYPPNTICVEARRRGIRILPVDINKSAERFTIEDGAIRVGLLRVRGMSEETAARIIARRGLRGYSSVEDFFARVPLDRDLLENLVLCGAFDSLCPNRRAVLWGISRLLQGSGGIGDSVLNLEDCGLSDIATDGTDSAIAGAHGDADASDCFGVRRTSDAWVRNQRAQSGRSLCELWDIPDFSEVEKFKHEFYILGLHPTRHPMEFYRDSLAKKGVLTAAAAKKMDSGASVRVAGVVVRPHRPPTRSGRVVVFFSLEDETGLIDVTVFEGVYRRCGGAMFTSPILVVEGRVERRGNAVSVTCRRVRKDLLSSY from the coding sequence ATGGGGAAGTTCGTGCATCTCCACGTGCATTCGCATTTTTCATTCCTCGATGGCGCATCGAGCGTCGAGTCTATAGTGAAAAACGCGGCGGAGCTCGGCATGGAGGCCGTTGCCATAACAGACCACGATAATCTTTGTGCGGCGGCAAGGCTAACCCGAGCTGCGCAGCGGCATGGGATAAAACCAATCCATGGCGCCGAGGTCACGCTCGAGGATGGGAGTCACCTGGTGCTCCTGGCAGAAGATCCCGAGGGCTACTCCAACATCTGTGCGATCCTTACCGAGGCTCATATGTCGAGAGATTGGGAAAGGGCCCTCGTGGGCGACGGCATGACGCCGTTATCTGGGGAGCGGGCCGTGACGGAGTTCACAAAACGACGCCTCGCACCAAGGGCGTCCCTGTCTTTGCTTGAAGAGCATCATAAAGGGATCATAGCGCTTTCCGGGTGCCTTGCGCGGGGGGCCATCCCAGTCCTCGTTCGCACGGGCAAATACAGCCAGGCCCTTGAACTCACTAGGCGTCTCGCGGGGATTTTCGGGCGACCTGGATTCTACATCGAACTTCAGAACCTCGCTCTCCCGGGAAGCGACCAGCTCATCTCACGTCTTGTCGAGCTTGCCGACAGGGTGGGGGTCAGGGTTGTGGCGACCAATGATGTCCACTACTGCAAGAAATCTGAGTTTGCGGTCCACGATGTCCTCACCTGTATCCGCACGCTGACGCGCCTCGACGACGTTCATCCCGAACGAAAGCTCAACGCCGAGAACTACTTGAAATCCGTTGACGAAATGATCGCCCTCTTTCATCGCTATCCGGATGCGATAGCGACCGCCGCAGAGGTTGCCGATAGGTGTTCACCCGGGCTTTTGCTAGACCAGAAGCTCTTCCCGGATTTCGCCCCTCCACGAGGAGCGGGGACGTCCGCCGAGTATCTTCGGCACCTTGTATACGAGGGAGCCTCGTCGCGCTACGGCATCATCAACCCTGCGGTAAAGTCCAGGCTCGACCATGAGCTCGAGATCATATGTACCCTTGGATACGAGGACTATTTCCTCATGGTATGGGATGTGGTGAACTTCGCGCGACAAGAAGGGATCAGGTTCTCGGGCAGGGGTTCGGCCGCGGACTCTGCCGTGGCGTATTGCCTCTTCATAACGAGCGTGGATCCGATCTCCCGAGGCCTTCTTTTTGAGAGATTCCTCAGTCTCGAGCGGGCGCAGAAGCCTGACATCGACATCGATTTCGATGCCAGGAGACGAGATGAGGTGCGGCACTATCTCCAACGCAAATACGGTCCCGAGCGCGTGGCCACGGTGTGCACCTTTAATACGTTTCAGGCTAGGTCTGCCGTGCGCGATGTAGGGAAGGCCATGGGGTTTCCCCCGGAAGACATAGACATGCTGGCCAAGCGCCTCCCTTACATATGCGCGGATGAGATCAGGTCGGCTCTCGAGAAGTACCCTGAGCTTCGTGGAAGCGGTATCCCAGTCGAGAAGTACTCTTGTTTGTTCGAAATATGCGAGGCACTGGCAGGTGTGCCCCGTCACATCGGGACCCATCTGGGCGGGGTGGTGGCAAGCCGCGTGCCCCTCGTGAGACTGACCCCGCTGCAAATGGCAGCGCGCGGCGTGGTCATCACCCAGTTTGACAAGGACGACGTAGAGGAGATCGGCTTGATTAAGCTCGATCTTCTATCTCTTCGCATGCTCGCGGCGGTGGAGGACTCCGTGAGCCTGAGTGGCGTCGACTACCAACGCATCCCCCTCGAGGATAGTGCCACATACGAGATGCTGAACGCAGGAGAAACCATAGGCGCTTTCCAGCTGGAAAGCCCCGCGCAGCGAGCCCTCCAAGGGCGCCTTGGCGCGAGCACCATCGAGGATATCGTGGCAAGCGTGGCGCTCATCCGGCCCGGTCCCGTGCAGGGGAATATGGTGGAGCCGTTCGTGGCGAGGAGGCGAGGGCTTGAGGAGGTGACCTACGCCCATCCCGGCCTTGAGAAGATTCTTAAGAAGACGTATGGCGTGGTGCTCTACCAGGAGCAGGTGATCGAGATCGCGACGGCCATAGCCGGTTTTACACCGGGAGAATCCGATCGCTTGCGAAAGGTGATGACCCATTACCGCTCTAGAGCGGAAATGGATGAGATAGGAAGGGAATTCGTGAAAAAGGCGATGGAACATGGGACCTCCCGAGAAGTCGCCGAGACTGTGCTGTCATACATAGTTGCCTACGCCGGTTATGGCTTCTGTGAAGCTCACGCGGCGGCTTTTGCGGATACAGCCTACAAGACGTCGTACCTGTTGCGCCATTTTCCTGTGGAATTCTACACGGCCGTCCTAAACAATCAGCCCATGGGCTTTTACCCGCCGAACACCATATGTGTGGAAGCCAGGCGACGCGGGATCAGGATCTTGCCGGTTGACATAAACAAGAGCGCCGAGAGGTTCACGATCGAGGACGGCGCAATACGCGTGGGGCTTCTCAGAGTACGGGGTATGAGCGAGGAGACGGCAGCAAGGATAATTGCACGCAGGGGACTGCGGGGGTATTCCTCCGTTGAGGATTTCTTCGCGCGGGTGCCACTAGACCGAGACCTCCTCGAAAACCTGGTCCTCTGCGGCGCATTCGATTCCCTGTGCCCTAACCGCAGGGCTGTGCTTTGGGGGATCTCCCGGCTCTTGCAGGGGTCGGGAGGAATCGGTGACAGTGTCCTGAACCTCGAAGACTGTGGCCTTTCAGATATCGCAACTGATGGCACTGACAGCGCCATAGCCGGCGCTCACGGCGATGCTGATGCCAGTGATTGTTTTGGCGTCCGTCGTACATCAGATGCCTGGGTGCGGAACCAGCGTGCCCAAAGCGGCCGCTCTTTGTGCGAGCTCTGGGACATACCTGACTTTTCCGAGGTCGAGAAATTCAAGCACGAGTTCTACATACTGGGCCTTCATCCTACAAGGCACCCAATGGAGTTTTATCGGGATAGCCTGGCGAAAAAGGGGGTGCTCACGGCCGCCGCTGCGAAGAAGATGGATTCCGGCGCGAGCGTACGAGTTGCTGGAGTGGTGGTCAGGCCGCATCGTCCCCCAACCCGAAGCGGGAGGGTCGTGGTTTTTTTCTCGCTCGAAGACGAAACAGGCCTCATAGACGTAACCGTGTTCGAAGGCGTGTATAGGCGCTGTGGAGGCGCGATGTTCACAAGCCCGATCCTC